A single Bacillus mesophilus DNA region contains:
- a CDS encoding TIGR00730 family Rossman fold protein, with protein sequence MNNIKSICVFCGSSTGAHPNYIEQAKKLGAFLAENDIELIYGGGNVGVMGEISRTVMSHGGKVTGVIPKLIHERVDHVDLTNLHIVENMHERKAKMYELSDGFIALPGGIGTLEELAEVMTWYQIGYHGKPIALFNINQFYDKFIDLLQHMVGEGFLKKDYLSSLILDSNPEVLLEKMNAFEGQKIDKWG encoded by the coding sequence ATGAACAATATAAAAAGCATATGTGTATTTTGTGGCTCTAGTACTGGTGCTCATCCAAATTATATAGAACAAGCTAAAAAGCTAGGTGCGTTCTTAGCTGAAAACGATATCGAGTTAATTTATGGTGGCGGTAATGTAGGAGTGATGGGAGAAATCTCTAGGACAGTGATGAGTCATGGAGGCAAAGTAACAGGTGTAATCCCAAAGCTCATTCATGAACGTGTTGATCATGTTGATTTAACAAACCTACATATTGTTGAGAATATGCATGAGCGAAAGGCTAAAATGTATGAACTATCAGATGGATTTATCGCATTACCTGGTGGAATCGGTACACTTGAGGAACTTGCAGAAGTGATGACATGGTATCAAATTGGCTATCATGGAAAGCCGATTGCCCTTTTTAATATCAATCAATTCTACGATAAATTTATCGACTTGCTGCAGCACATGGTAGGCGAAGGATTTCTAAAGAAAGACTATCTTAGTAGTTTAATTCTAGATAGCAATCCAGAAGTTTTACTGGAAAAGATGAATGCATTTGAAGGACAAAAAATAGATAAATGGGGATAA
- a CDS encoding FAD-dependent oxidoreductase, whose amino-acid sequence MPTIVIYSSTGCPYCEKIKNELKEWGYTYEERNVTDNPKFFDDLHEQGMFSTPVVFIDGEAFIGYRPKKMKKALGVTEDQVKTTESSDATPVLFEEPSKEIFEEVYDFVAIGGGPAGTSAAVYAARARLKTLIIDKSPSSGTLAITHKIANYPGVPGEVTGQELLEKMHIQAKDFGTTMIRSNVLSVDFSDEDIKKLVLPEGTIKAKSVFIAVGAKAPGSKIKGEEEFTGRGVSYCSTCDAAFFADRAVAVVGDTDEAVHESLALAKFAREVLLLVPTNKFKGDANIDELKAAGNVTIYYNHRLKEIHGDKKVQSLLIRDADKNEVTWEVDGVFLYLAGLKPGTDFLQDSVKRDSEGYVVVDETLKTSVDGVYAGGDARRTPIKQAVISAADGCIAALSADQHVNKRKQMRPQYS is encoded by the coding sequence ATGCCGACTATCGTTATTTATAGTAGTACTGGATGTCCGTATTGTGAAAAAATAAAAAATGAACTAAAAGAATGGGGTTACACTTATGAGGAACGCAATGTAACTGATAACCCAAAATTCTTTGATGATCTTCATGAACAAGGGATGTTTTCTACCCCAGTCGTATTTATTGATGGTGAAGCCTTTATAGGATATCGTCCAAAGAAGATGAAAAAGGCGCTCGGCGTGACAGAAGATCAGGTTAAAACAACCGAATCTAGTGATGCTACACCTGTTTTATTCGAAGAACCATCAAAAGAAATATTTGAAGAAGTATATGACTTTGTGGCAATCGGCGGAGGTCCTGCTGGAACTTCAGCAGCAGTGTATGCGGCCCGCGCTAGATTAAAAACATTAATCATAGATAAATCACCATCTTCTGGGACTCTAGCAATCACTCATAAAATTGCTAATTATCCTGGTGTACCCGGAGAAGTAACTGGACAGGAATTACTAGAGAAGATGCATATTCAAGCAAAGGATTTTGGAACAACTATGATCCGTTCTAATGTTCTAAGTGTAGATTTCTCTGATGAAGACATTAAGAAATTAGTTCTTCCTGAGGGAACAATTAAAGCCAAAAGTGTATTCATCGCTGTTGGTGCAAAGGCTCCTGGAAGTAAGATTAAAGGGGAAGAAGAATTTACAGGACGCGGTGTAAGCTATTGTTCAACATGTGATGCGGCATTTTTCGCTGATCGAGCTGTAGCTGTTGTCGGTGATACTGACGAAGCTGTCCATGAATCACTTGCACTTGCAAAATTTGCTAGAGAAGTACTATTGCTTGTACCGACTAACAAGTTTAAAGGTGACGCGAATATTGACGAGCTAAAAGCAGCTGGGAATGTTACAATTTACTATAACCACCGCCTTAAAGAGATTCATGGTGATAAAAAGGTTCAGTCTCTGTTAATTCGTGATGCTGATAAAAACGAAGTGACGTGGGAAGTAGATGGAGTATTCTTATACCTTGCTGGCTTAAAGCCTGGAACTGATTTCCTACAGGATTCTGTAAAAAGAGATTCCGAAGGTTATGTAGTAGTAGACGAAACATTAAAAACTAGCGTAGATGGAGTTTATGCAGGTGGAGATGCTCGTAGAACTCCAATTAAGCAAGCTGTTATCTCAGCTGCTGATGGATGTATTGCAGCATTAAGTGCAGATCAGCATGTAAACAAGCGTAAGCAAATGAGACCACAATATAGTTAA
- a CDS encoding Hsp20/alpha crystallin family protein has product MNDQNHKNKLSPAAQEPFKHVMKSMDDFFNAKPLRGVMNSIDDFFQRSFVPAFPVDLYETKDELVITAEIPGVKREQIYLDIVGNTLRISVEHQDELEEKNTVHNYYRRERAYHRSERNVQLPYTVSEKQVKATYQNGILKIRAPKGQRRKSRIQIEE; this is encoded by the coding sequence ATGAATGATCAAAATCATAAAAATAAGCTGTCTCCCGCTGCTCAGGAACCATTTAAACATGTTATGAAATCTATGGATGATTTCTTTAATGCAAAGCCATTACGAGGAGTCATGAATTCTATAGATGACTTTTTCCAACGCTCATTTGTCCCTGCCTTTCCTGTTGATTTATACGAAACAAAGGATGAACTGGTGATCACAGCAGAAATTCCTGGAGTGAAACGCGAGCAAATTTACCTGGATATTGTAGGGAATACATTACGAATTTCAGTTGAACATCAAGATGAATTAGAGGAAAAAAACACTGTACACAACTATTATCGTAGAGAGCGAGCCTACCATCGTTCCGAACGAAATGTTCAACTGCCATACACAGTCTCTGAAAAGCAAGTGAAGGCAACCTACCAAAATGGCATCTTAAAAATTAGAGCACCAAAAGGACAGCGCAGAAAAAGCCGTATTCAGATTGAGGAGTAG
- the pssA gene encoding CDP-diacylglycerol--serine O-phosphatidyltransferase → MRYKKAIPNMLTLGNLYCGFLSIGFAAYGQFNNAAILILIGMMLDSMDGRLARMLGADSNLGKELDSLADIVTFGVAPSFLIYYTYFHKFELLGLAIAGLFPLFGAYRLARFNVTPTKSSLQYFVGVPITAAGGILALLTLFGEIIPQIFTTVVFTGLCFLMVSRIRIPSLKEVPLPKYGTIVTLFLGSLLYVIYRGTYEQFPYLIYIATPIYIAYLAYLFIKTSKK, encoded by the coding sequence ATGCGATACAAAAAAGCGATTCCTAATATGCTTACACTCGGAAACCTCTATTGTGGATTTCTTTCCATTGGTTTTGCAGCATATGGACAATTTAACAATGCAGCCATACTCATTTTAATCGGGATGATGCTAGACAGCATGGACGGTCGATTAGCACGGATGTTAGGAGCCGATAGTAACCTTGGTAAGGAGCTCGATTCACTTGCGGATATTGTGACATTCGGTGTTGCCCCTTCCTTTCTAATTTACTATACATACTTTCACAAATTTGAATTACTTGGACTTGCGATTGCAGGATTATTCCCATTATTCGGAGCCTATCGTCTAGCAAGATTTAATGTGACTCCAACGAAATCATCTCTTCAATATTTCGTAGGTGTTCCCATTACTGCTGCAGGTGGGATTTTAGCACTACTAACTTTATTTGGCGAAATCATTCCACAAATTTTCACCACTGTAGTCTTTACCGGCTTATGCTTTTTGATGGTTAGCCGAATTCGAATTCCTAGTTTAAAGGAAGTACCTCTTCCTAAGTATGGTACAATCGTTACACTATTTCTCGGCTCTCTATTGTATGTGATTTACCGAGGAACGTACGAGCAATTTCCTTATTTAATTTACATTGCCACTCCGATTTACATTGCCTATTTAGCCTATTTGTTTATTAAGACTAGCAAAAAATAA
- the nfsA gene encoding oxygen-insensitive NADPH nitroreductase: protein MNTVIETILNHRSIRNFEDRALTNEQIKTIVECAQAASTSSYIQAYSIIGVKDPEKKKKLAELAGNQSYVAENGHFFVFCADLYRHEIAGELENKDVEESLESTEKFMVAVIDASLAAQNASVAAESMGLGICYIGGLRNQLGEVSELLNTPNRVIPLFGLSVGYPAADSGKKTRLPFEHIYHEDQYQADQEVYINQLKQYNETISNYYKERTNGQRTDTWTSQMANSLKTPRRMYMKEFVEKKGFNKN, encoded by the coding sequence ATGAATACTGTAATAGAGACTATTCTTAACCATCGTTCGATTCGAAATTTTGAGGATCGAGCATTAACAAACGAACAAATTAAAACAATTGTAGAATGCGCTCAAGCAGCCTCTACGTCAAGTTATATTCAGGCTTACAGTATCATCGGAGTGAAAGATCCTGAGAAAAAGAAAAAGCTGGCGGAGTTAGCCGGTAATCAATCCTATGTGGCGGAAAATGGTCACTTCTTTGTGTTTTGTGCTGATTTATATCGTCATGAAATCGCAGGTGAATTGGAGAACAAAGATGTTGAGGAATCTTTAGAGAGCACAGAAAAGTTTATGGTAGCTGTAATTGATGCCTCCTTAGCAGCTCAAAATGCCTCGGTTGCTGCAGAGTCTATGGGACTTGGTATTTGTTATATTGGTGGGTTACGTAATCAGCTCGGTGAGGTAAGTGAGCTTTTAAATACTCCAAACCGAGTTATCCCATTGTTCGGATTATCGGTGGGCTATCCTGCTGCTGATTCTGGGAAGAAGACGAGACTCCCATTTGAACATATTTATCATGAAGATCAGTACCAAGCTGATCAAGAGGTTTATATAAACCAGTTAAAACAATACAACGAAACCATTTCGAATTATTATAAAGAGCGTACAAACGGTCAACGAACTGACACTTGGACTTCCCAAATGGCAAATTCATTGAAGACTCCGAGACGTATGTATATGAAGGAGTTTGTTGAGAAAAAAGGATTCAATAAAAATTAG
- a CDS encoding Rrf2 family transcriptional regulator, with product MRLTSYTDYSIRVLIYLATLSEDRLVNIKEIAEVYQISKNHLTKVIYDLGKLGYIETVRGRNGGVKLALEPHEINIGEVIQKTEDDFYMAACFDPTNKGCIISSACKLKGILNKAVSSYLSVLEQYSLADIIENKEDLQQLFQKQMIKTR from the coding sequence TTGAGGCTTACTAGTTACACAGATTATTCGATAAGAGTGCTGATTTATTTAGCTACACTCTCTGAAGACCGACTAGTTAATATTAAAGAGATCGCAGAAGTATACCAAATCTCTAAGAATCACCTAACGAAGGTAATTTATGATTTAGGGAAACTTGGGTATATTGAAACAGTTAGAGGAAGAAACGGTGGAGTTAAGCTTGCCTTAGAACCTCACGAAATCAATATTGGAGAGGTTATCCAGAAGACAGAAGATGATTTCTATATGGCTGCATGCTTTGACCCAACTAATAAAGGTTGTATCATTAGTTCGGCATGTAAACTGAAGGGGATTTTGAACAAAGCTGTAAGCTCTTACCTCTCTGTTCTTGAACAATACAGCCTGGCTGATATTATCGAAAACAAGGAAGACCTTCAGCAACTATTTCAAAAACAAATGATAAAAACACGATGA
- a CDS encoding nuclease-related domain-containing protein, with amino-acid sequence MIKKTREIPLIILKLQALLRRLPPSHPKRPLIQEDLAKYLAGFKGEQAVDYYLSFLPQDNYQIFHGLRLQLGTHFFQMDILFLSPKFILICEVKNIAGTILFDSQFNQLIRSINEIEEGFQDPILQVKRQQLQLKEWLNTNQVPTIPIETLVVFSNPQTIIKTLNTNSSQVPKKVIHSTFFPFKIEEYEKIYKTSLLTNKELKKLTSLLLKRHTPYFPNLHSQYDIQMSEILKGVECTNCFSIPMTRKNGIWHCPYCCSTSKTAHNSALIDYSLLISPTITNKECREFLNLPSRNSTFHLLQSMNFSHDGTTKGRKYFLPTT; translated from the coding sequence ATGATAAAAAAAACAAGAGAGATACCACTTATAATTCTAAAGCTACAAGCATTATTAAGGAGATTACCACCATCCCATCCCAAAAGGCCTCTCATTCAAGAAGACCTTGCCAAGTACCTCGCAGGTTTTAAAGGTGAACAAGCAGTTGATTACTATTTATCATTCCTTCCACAAGATAACTACCAGATCTTCCACGGTCTACGACTTCAGCTAGGAACACACTTTTTTCAAATGGATATTCTCTTTCTCTCACCAAAATTTATTCTTATTTGCGAAGTTAAAAACATTGCGGGAACCATCCTGTTTGATTCTCAATTCAACCAACTCATTAGATCCATAAACGAAATTGAAGAAGGTTTTCAAGATCCTATACTACAAGTGAAAAGGCAACAACTTCAACTGAAAGAATGGTTAAATACAAACCAAGTTCCAACAATCCCGATTGAAACTCTCGTTGTCTTCAGCAATCCACAAACCATTATTAAAACTCTTAATACTAATTCCTCGCAAGTTCCCAAGAAAGTGATACACAGCACATTTTTTCCTTTTAAAATTGAAGAATATGAAAAAATCTATAAAACATCACTTCTTACTAATAAAGAACTAAAAAAGCTCACATCCCTTCTACTAAAAAGACACACTCCCTACTTTCCTAACTTGCACAGTCAATATGACATTCAGATGTCCGAAATTCTTAAAGGAGTTGAATGCACAAATTGCTTTTCAATCCCTATGACAAGAAAAAATGGGATTTGGCACTGTCCTTATTGTTGCTCCACCTCTAAAACGGCACACAATTCGGCCCTTATTGATTATTCATTGCTGATTTCTCCAACTATCACAAATAAGGAATGTAGAGAATTTCTTAACCTACCATCAAGAAACTCTACATTTCATCTATTACAGTCAATGAACTTTTCACATGACGGCACAACAAAAGGTAGAAAGTACTTCCTCCCAACAACATAA
- the zwf gene encoding glucose-6-phosphate dehydrogenase, with product MNIDNPKSLIVIFGATGDLANRKLFPSLYRLYIGGKLSEQFAVVGVARRPKSNEQFRENVKDALLEAGLPPQEDEKINTFCSHFYYHPFDVQSSDSYIQLNSTLEMLDHDYQTEGNRIFYLAMAPEFFGMIASNLKSEGLTKTSGWKRLVIEKPFGRDLPSAEELNEQIRNAFSENEIYRIDHYLGKEMVQNIEVIRFANALFEPLWNNRYISNIQVTSSETLGVGDRAGYYEKSGALRDMVQNHMLQMVALLAMEPPSRLNTEEVRSEKVKVFRSLRHFSVDEVDDYFVRGQYKGGTLGDKEVIGYREEAQTSPESNTETYVAGKLLIDNFRWAGVPFYIRTGKRMAAKSTKIVIEFKNLPMNLYFPAGEEQQPNLLVIHIQPEEGITLHINAKKSGPSGETTPIKMDFSNQSTAGINTPEAYERLIYDCLRGDATNFTHWDEVALSWKFIDSISQAWAAKKATYFPNYEAGTMGPDQADMLLEKDGFQWWSFNK from the coding sequence GTGAACATAGATAATCCAAAATCACTGATTGTAATATTCGGAGCAACCGGAGATCTAGCTAATCGTAAGCTATTTCCCTCTTTATATCGTTTATACATAGGCGGAAAGCTATCTGAGCAATTTGCAGTGGTAGGTGTAGCGAGAAGACCTAAATCAAATGAGCAATTTAGAGAGAACGTGAAAGACGCTCTCCTTGAAGCTGGTTTACCTCCTCAAGAGGATGAAAAAATCAATACGTTCTGTTCTCATTTTTATTACCATCCTTTTGATGTCCAAAGTAGTGACTCTTATATTCAATTGAATTCAACTTTAGAAATGCTAGATCATGATTATCAAACAGAAGGAAACCGAATCTTTTATTTAGCAATGGCACCTGAATTCTTTGGTATGATTGCCTCTAACTTAAAATCTGAGGGGTTAACAAAAACTTCCGGCTGGAAGCGCCTTGTTATCGAAAAACCATTTGGACGAGACCTCCCTTCTGCTGAGGAATTAAATGAACAAATTAGAAATGCCTTTTCCGAAAACGAAATTTATCGTATTGATCACTACCTAGGAAAAGAAATGGTTCAAAACATTGAAGTGATTCGCTTCGCTAATGCGTTATTTGAGCCATTATGGAACAATCGATACATATCCAACATACAAGTGACCTCCAGTGAAACATTAGGCGTGGGAGATCGTGCAGGCTATTATGAAAAGTCTGGTGCACTACGAGATATGGTTCAAAATCATATGCTTCAGATGGTAGCTTTACTTGCCATGGAGCCTCCAAGCAGATTAAATACTGAGGAAGTTCGTAGTGAAAAAGTTAAGGTATTTCGTTCATTACGACATTTTTCCGTGGATGAAGTGGATGACTATTTTGTTAGAGGTCAATATAAAGGTGGAACTCTCGGTGATAAAGAGGTTATTGGCTACCGTGAAGAAGCACAAACCTCTCCAGAGTCTAATACAGAGACATATGTAGCAGGAAAGCTTTTAATTGATAATTTCCGCTGGGCAGGTGTTCCTTTCTATATTCGTACAGGTAAAAGAATGGCCGCCAAATCAACGAAAATTGTTATTGAATTTAAAAATCTTCCGATGAATTTATATTTCCCTGCAGGAGAAGAGCAGCAGCCGAATCTCCTAGTGATTCATATTCAACCAGAGGAAGGTATTACTCTACATATTAACGCAAAAAAGTCGGGTCCATCTGGTGAAACGACTCCTATCAAAATGGATTTTAGCAATCAAAGCACAGCCGGAATCAACACACCAGAAGCTTATGAGCGTCTGATTTATGACTGCTTACGCGGAGACGCAACAAACTTCACCCACTGGGATGAGGTTGCTCTTTCTTGGAAATTCATTGATTCAATTTCTCAAGCATGGGCAGCAAAAAAAGCAACCTACTTTCCAAATTACGAAGCAGGCACAATGGGCCCAGATCAAGCCGATATGCTGTTAGAAAAAGACGGCTTCCAATGGTGGTCTTTTAATAAGTAA
- a CDS encoding thiol-disulfide oxidoreductase DCC family protein — MKNAVVYFDGECNLCNGAIQFLIRQDSSEKLLFASLQSKAGQQLLLSQQLEAEHFESMIFSKGRKIYFKSDAALAICGELGGTFNILRLFYIIPRPIRDYMYSVIAKNRYKWFGKRDQCMVPTPELRKRFLE; from the coding sequence ATGAAAAATGCAGTTGTTTATTTTGATGGAGAATGTAATCTGTGTAACGGTGCGATTCAGTTCTTAATTCGCCAAGATTCATCTGAAAAACTGTTATTTGCTTCGCTACAATCTAAGGCTGGCCAGCAACTTTTACTGAGTCAACAGCTTGAAGCAGAACACTTTGAGAGCATGATATTTTCTAAAGGAAGAAAAATATACTTTAAATCAGATGCAGCTTTAGCGATATGTGGTGAACTTGGAGGGACCTTTAACATCTTACGCTTGTTCTATATCATTCCTCGCCCTATCAGAGATTATATGTACAGTGTTATTGCTAAAAACAGATATAAATGGTTTGGTAAAAGAGATCAATGTATGGTGCCCACCCCTGAATTGAGAAAAAGATTTTTAGAATAA
- a CDS encoding peroxiredoxin: MPKGATETKTLKVGDQAPNFSLKAHGNREVSLSDFLGKKNVFIAFYPLDWTPVUGAQMPSYEDDLEDFEGLNTQVLGISVDSVPSHEAWQKSLGEISYPLLSDFHPQGAVTDAYGVRHEKGMSERALFIIDKEGIIRFIDVHPIDKLPENEEILTELAKLENR, from the coding sequence ATGCCAAAAGGAGCAACAGAAACTAAAACGCTCAAAGTTGGTGATCAAGCACCCAACTTTTCATTAAAAGCACATGGCAACCGTGAAGTTAGTCTATCGGACTTTCTTGGCAAGAAAAATGTATTTATTGCATTTTATCCTTTAGATTGGACACCTGTCTGAGGCGCGCAAATGCCTTCTTACGAGGATGACCTCGAAGACTTTGAAGGCTTAAATACCCAAGTTTTGGGTATTAGTGTAGACAGTGTACCAAGTCATGAAGCATGGCAGAAATCTCTTGGAGAAATTTCTTATCCATTATTATCTGACTTCCACCCACAAGGTGCAGTAACAGATGCTTATGGAGTTCGCCATGAAAAAGGTATGTCAGAACGTGCATTATTCATTATTGATAAAGAAGGAATCATCCGCTTTATCGATGTGCATCCAATTGACAAGCTACCTGAAAATGAAGAAATCTTAACCGAGCTTGCTAAGCTTGAGAACAGATAA
- a CDS encoding aminopeptidase, producing MNNFSVNLEKYAELTVKIGLNIQPGQRLLIAAPLVSATFVREVTKAAYRAGAKDVHIEWADEEITKIKLEEAPEEALHEFPTWKAKGYEEMAKDGCAYLSIAASNPDLLAGVDPDRIATMNKTFAQNMKGFRKMTQSSLISWCVVSVPTKEWAAKVFPNLKPNEQETALWEAIFSCTRSDLEDPVKAWEEHGKNLQSKVEYLNNKKYKKLHFKAPGTDLTIELPAKHIWVGGGAKTAADVKFTPNLPTEEVFTTPHREGVNGVVSSTKPLIYGGNMIDEFTLTFENGRIINYTAKVGKETLRRLIETDEGSHRLGELALVPHSSPISQSNILFYNTLYDENASNHFAIGSAYPICIENGTSMSTEELTEEGSNSSLTHVDFMIGSAKMDIDAENEDGKLEPLFRNGDWAI from the coding sequence ATGAATAATTTTTCTGTAAATTTAGAAAAGTACGCAGAACTAACAGTTAAAATCGGACTAAACATACAACCTGGTCAAAGGTTATTAATTGCTGCACCACTAGTATCAGCAACATTTGTAAGAGAAGTTACGAAAGCTGCCTATCGCGCAGGAGCTAAGGATGTACATATCGAATGGGCTGATGAAGAAATTACTAAAATCAAACTTGAAGAAGCACCAGAAGAAGCATTACATGAGTTTCCAACTTGGAAAGCAAAAGGCTACGAAGAAATGGCTAAGGATGGATGTGCCTATTTATCCATTGCAGCTTCTAACCCAGACTTACTCGCTGGTGTAGATCCAGACCGCATCGCTACAATGAACAAAACCTTCGCACAAAACATGAAGGGTTTTAGAAAAATGACGCAATCCAGCCTGATAAGTTGGTGTGTCGTATCTGTTCCAACGAAAGAGTGGGCAGCTAAGGTGTTTCCAAATCTTAAGCCTAACGAACAAGAAACTGCCCTATGGGAGGCAATCTTCTCGTGTACTCGCTCAGATTTAGAGGACCCAGTTAAGGCGTGGGAGGAGCACGGTAAAAACCTTCAAAGCAAGGTAGAATATCTTAACAACAAAAAATACAAAAAGCTACATTTTAAAGCGCCTGGAACAGATCTAACGATTGAGTTACCAGCAAAACACATCTGGGTTGGTGGTGGAGCAAAGACTGCAGCAGATGTTAAATTCACACCTAACTTACCAACAGAAGAAGTCTTCACAACACCACACAGAGAAGGCGTAAACGGCGTTGTTAGTAGCACTAAACCTTTAATATACGGCGGAAACATGATTGACGAGTTCACTTTAACCTTTGAAAACGGACGCATCATTAACTATACAGCTAAGGTCGGCAAGGAAACACTTAGACGATTAATCGAAACAGACGAAGGCTCACATCGCCTTGGGGAGCTCGCATTAGTTCCACATTCTTCACCAATTTCACAATCAAACATATTATTCTACAATACCTTATATGACGAAAATGCATCGAACCACTTTGCAATCGGATCGGCTTATCCCATCTGTATTGAGAACGGAACTAGCATGAGTACAGAGGAACTAACAGAGGAAGGGTCAAATTCAAGTTTGACACATGTAGATTTCATGATAGGGTCAGCAAAAATGGATATTGATGCTGAAAATGAGGATGGAAAGTTGGAACCACTCTTTAGAAATGGAGATTGGGCGATTTAA
- the gndA gene encoding NADP-dependent phosphogluconate dehydrogenase, whose product MAKQQIGVIGLAVMGKNLALNIESRGYTVSVFNRSREKTDQMIQENEGKQLTPTYTLEEFVESLETPRKILIMVQAGKATDATIEGLLPLLTEGDIIIDGGNAYFPDTMRRNKELAEKGIRFVGTGVSGGEEGALLGPSIMPGGQRDAYELVESILKDISAKVDGEPCCTYIGPDGAGHYVKMVHNGIEYGDMQLISEAYFLLKNIAGVSAQELHEIFAEWNKGELDSYLIEITADIFTKFDEETGKPMVDVILDKAGQKGTGKWTSQSALDLGVPLPIITESVFARFISALKDERVKASKILKGPEKKEFAGDKKEFIEAVRRALYASKICSYAQGFAQMRAASEEYNWNLNYGEIAMIFRGGCIIRAQFLQKIKEAYDRDPKLANLLLDPYFQEILENYQSAVREVVSIAVSNGIPVPCLSSAIAYYDSYRTETLPANLLQAQRDYFGAHTYQRVDKEGTFHTNWMA is encoded by the coding sequence ATGGCAAAACAACAAATTGGTGTAATAGGTTTAGCAGTAATGGGTAAAAATTTAGCCCTTAATATTGAGAGTAGAGGTTACACGGTATCTGTTTTTAACCGCTCTCGTGAAAAGACAGATCAAATGATTCAAGAGAACGAAGGTAAACAATTAACACCTACATATACTTTAGAGGAATTTGTAGAGTCTTTAGAAACACCTCGTAAAATTTTAATCATGGTTCAAGCAGGTAAGGCAACAGATGCAACGATTGAAGGACTACTACCTCTTTTAACAGAGGGAGATATTATAATTGACGGTGGGAACGCTTATTTCCCTGATACAATGCGAAGAAATAAAGAGCTTGCTGAAAAGGGTATTCGCTTTGTTGGAACTGGAGTATCTGGTGGAGAAGAAGGAGCTCTTCTTGGACCTTCTATTATGCCAGGTGGACAAAGGGATGCGTACGAGCTAGTAGAATCAATTTTAAAGGATATTTCAGCTAAGGTTGATGGTGAGCCATGTTGTACGTATATTGGTCCAGATGGAGCAGGACATTATGTGAAAATGGTACATAACGGTATTGAATACGGTGATATGCAGTTAATTAGTGAAGCATATTTCCTACTTAAAAACATTGCAGGGGTATCTGCACAAGAACTTCATGAAATTTTTGCTGAGTGGAACAAGGGTGAGTTAGATAGCTATCTGATCGAAATCACAGCAGATATCTTCACAAAGTTTGATGAAGAAACAGGTAAGCCTATGGTAGATGTAATTTTGGATAAAGCTGGTCAAAAAGGAACAGGTAAGTGGACAAGCCAAAGTGCATTAGATCTTGGAGTGCCACTTCCAATCATTACTGAATCAGTATTCGCTCGTTTTATTTCAGCATTAAAGGATGAGCGTGTAAAGGCAAGTAAGATTTTAAAAGGCCCTGAAAAGAAAGAGTTTGCTGGCGATAAAAAAGAATTTATCGAAGCAGTACGTAGAGCATTATATGCAAGCAAGATTTGCTCATATGCACAAGGTTTTGCACAGATGAGAGCAGCATCTGAAGAATATAACTGGAATTTAAACTATGGTGAGATAGCCATGATCTTCCGTGGTGGTTGTATCATTCGTGCTCAATTCCTTCAAAAAATTAAGGAAGCATATGATCGTGATCCAAAGCTAGCTAACTTATTATTAGATCCATATTTCCAAGAAATCTTAGAAAACTACCAATCAGCGGTTCGTGAAGTAGTTTCAATCGCAGTATCAAACGGGATTCCAGTTCCGTGCTTATCAAGTGCAATTGCTTATTATGACAGCTACCGTACTGAAACCTTACCAGCTAACCTATTACAGGCGCAGCGTGACTACTTTGGTGCACACACTTACCAACGTGTTGATAAAGAAGGAACCTTCCATACAAATTGGATGGCATAA